The genomic region CACTTCTTCTTCGGGGGGATCGATGTAGGCCGCCTGAATGACCTCCTTGCCCTCCGGTGAGACGAGAAAGGCCTGGCCAGGCGGCCTATGCTGCAGTTTGACCTCGCTAGAGGGGAACTCAGCCTTCTGTCCGGAGAGGAACATCGTCGGGGACCCGGCGCCGTACGCGGCGCCCACGAACTTGTCCATCGTGGCGCGATGCGCCTGGCTCATCTGACACGTCACGACGATGTGCAGACCGATGTCAGCGGCCGCCGGCAGCAGCGGAGCCAACGGCGTCATGGGCGGGACCATGCCCGCCGCGCCGACGATCATGTGCCAGTCGTCGACCAGCAGGACCACGTCGGGTCCGGTCCACCAGGACCTGGCCCGCAGCTGCGATGTGGTCAGGTCAGGCGGCGGCAGCCGCTTCTTCAGGTTGGTCGCCAGCGCCTTGATCGACTCCTCCAACGTGGTGTTGTTGCGGTTGATCGCACCGGCAGCAAGTAGATGGCTCTGCGGGACGGCATCGAGCAGACCCGATCGGTAGTCGGCCAACATGAAGCGCACCTGCGACGGACTGTTCCTCGCGCAGATCGCCGAAGCGACGGCATGCGCGATGGTCGTCTTGCCCGACTTGGGCGCACCGAAGATCAGCAGGTGCGGAGTCGTGTGCATCGGGTTGTAGGCCACCGAAAGGTCCGACTCGCGCAGCCCGATCGGGATCGTCCACCTGGTGCGGTAGTCCGACTCTGGCCCGGGCGGGTGCGGATCCAGCTCATGCAGATGGATCCGCTCGGGCAGCACCCTGACCTGCGGTGCCTGGTCGGTGTGGCGAGCGGCGATGTGCTCGACCGCCGCCGTGATCGCCGGAACCATGTCGGTCGCGCTGTGCACGCCGTCGAGCCGCGGCACGCCGATCATTAGATGGTGCTTCTCCACGGACACCGCACGACCCGGCCGGTTCGCCGGGATCTCGCGGGTGATCCGGTCGATCTGCGTCTCATTGACGTCACCGAGTCGGAACTCCAGCTTGGTGCCCAGGTAATCACGCACACGCGCCTTCAGCTCGGTCCAGCGCGGCGTCGAGATCACGGTGTGCACACCGAACGCCAACCCCTGGCCGGCCAAGTCCTGCACCACCGCCTCCAGGTCCGGGAACTCCGCGGTGAACGCCGGCCAGCCGTCGATCACCAGGAACACATCGCCGAACGGGTCGGCAGACGCCGGATGGTTCGGATCGTCCCGCAATTGGCGGTACGTCGCGATTGAGCCCACGCGGTGCTCCTTGAACATCGCCTCGCGGGCACGTAGAACGGCCTTCATCTCCGCCACCATGCGATTCACGCGGTCTGGTTCGGAACGTGTGGCGACGCCGCCGACGTGTGGCAGGTCCTCGAGGTACATCAGGCCGCCGCCACCGAGGTCGATGCAGTAGAACTGCACCTGCCGCGGGGTGTGTGTCGCGGCGGCCGACAGGATCATCGTCTGCAGGAAGGTCGACTTCCCGGTCTGGGGCGCGCCGCCGATGGCGATGTTCCCGCCCGCGGCGGACACGTCGACGCCCCACACCTCCTGGCGGTGCCTGCGGGGTTCGTCCATGATGCCCAGGCCGAAGCGCAGCGGCTGACGCCTGTCGTCACGCTCGACCAGTTCGTTTACGGGCGTCGGATCGGTCAACGGGGGCAACCACATTGCGTAGGCCCGCATCTCGCCGATGTTCAGCTGTTCGAGGACCACCTCGCGCAGGACGCGCTGTTCGGGCTCGATGCTCATCAGTTCACCACCGACTCAGCGATCGGCGCCGCGGTGAACGCGTGGATCTTCAGCTTGCTCTGCGGCGCATGCCGTGGCGCGACTTCACCGTTCTCGCTGATGACCGTCGTCGGTTCATACGGTGTCCCGGTGTAGACGCTCTTGAACTTCATCGGGTCCTCCATCCCCACCCGCAGGAAGCCGACCCCGCTCTCCTTGTTGGTGATGTACTGCGCCTCGGGCGTGCCGATCACCGCCTTGGACTCCGCGGAA from Mycolicibacterium sp. YH-1 harbors:
- the eccCb gene encoding type VII secretion protein EccCb gives rise to the protein MSIEPEQRVLREVVLEQLNIGEMRAYAMWLPPLTDPTPVNELVERDDRRQPLRFGLGIMDEPRRHRQEVWGVDVSAAGGNIAIGGAPQTGKSTFLQTMILSAAATHTPRQVQFYCIDLGGGGLMYLEDLPHVGGVATRSEPDRVNRMVAEMKAVLRAREAMFKEHRVGSIATYRQLRDDPNHPASADPFGDVFLVIDGWPAFTAEFPDLEAVVQDLAGQGLAFGVHTVISTPRWTELKARVRDYLGTKLEFRLGDVNETQIDRITREIPANRPGRAVSVEKHHLMIGVPRLDGVHSATDMVPAITAAVEHIAARHTDQAPQVRVLPERIHLHELDPHPPGPESDYRTRWTIPIGLRESDLSVAYNPMHTTPHLLIFGAPKSGKTTIAHAVASAICARNSPSQVRFMLADYRSGLLDAVPQSHLLAAGAINRNNTTLEESIKALATNLKKRLPPPDLTTSQLRARSWWTGPDVVLLVDDWHMIVGAAGMVPPMTPLAPLLPAAADIGLHIVVTCQMSQAHRATMDKFVGAAYGAGSPTMFLSGQKAEFPSSEVKLQHRPPGQAFLVSPEGKEVIQAAYIDPPEEEVFAAPPESR